The Sorangiineae bacterium MSr11367 genome window below encodes:
- a CDS encoding ATP-binding protein, with product MSGVHGRRQLRFLTDVRELMESLESAESPEDACALTVEALVAGGRDVTCAFAYLVEREGDRSRLVARSGPAWVHDATIVLRHTAMRGALEVIGDLDRYFVVRERTALNEVPRIGLSVPAKEPRGDTPRAIVVVGLTDPASSLEGDMHAYLDLVGTQLGSRIGRLYAEEQQRARSLAFATRDRAKTDFVGTVSHEFRTPLTLVLGPIDDAIDDETLPKEHRARLGLVRRNAQRLAKLADTLLDFSRVETGRVDAVFHEVDLPALTADLASAFRSAIEKAGLRLAVDLSPMREATFVDHDMWEKIVLNLLSNALKFTFEGEICLSLRERSGHIELCVKDTGNGIPEAEIGRVFERFHQVSGVRGRTQEGTGIGLALVKDLVKIHGGDIGVASQLGVGTTFTVTIPTGSLHLPQSRVNRQQTSARASAGVATYVEEALRWLPASDEKTPSTLPPVSVAGAVAAAAAPARARILLADDNADIRSYMSRLLGKHWDVTAVADGQAALEAARANRPDLILSDVMMPRLDGFGLIRAIREDSRLKTTPVILLTARAGQESTVEGFAAGADDYVLKPFSARELVARVRTHLELSNVRRQSEMEQETARTHAERLNRMKDEFLATVSHELRTPLQAILGWVKLLSDGQVKPERVAKAIDVIERNARAQAQLIEDILDVSRIIAGKIRLDLKPVDMVSVVNGAIDTVRPAAQKKQIEIVATLGPALGGVVGDADRLQQVVWNLLSNAVKFTPAGGKVGIIATVNRGRVEVRVTDTGEGINPAFLPHVFERFRQADGTTTRSQGGLGLGLAIVRHIVELHGGTVEADSEGSGKGASFAVNLPVRTLMSTARFAERDSGTHPTAAVARRLDGKRILVVDDEEDARDLLMEVLKENGAESRGARSVAEALALVDEFRPDVILSDIGMPVDDGYTLIRRLRAIEAERQSPPIPAMALTAYAREADRRMALEAGYQVHVPKPVEPSALVEAIARWATPPAAEEPLKETGTT from the coding sequence GTGTCCGGCGTTCACGGCCGACGCCAGCTTCGCTTTCTGACCGACGTGCGCGAATTGATGGAGAGCCTCGAATCGGCCGAGAGCCCCGAAGACGCCTGCGCCCTGACGGTAGAAGCCCTCGTCGCTGGCGGACGCGACGTGACATGCGCGTTCGCCTATCTGGTGGAGCGAGAGGGAGACCGCAGCCGCCTGGTGGCGCGCTCCGGCCCCGCATGGGTGCACGATGCCACGATCGTGCTGCGCCATACGGCAATGCGTGGTGCGCTGGAAGTCATTGGCGATCTGGATCGGTACTTCGTGGTGCGCGAGCGCACCGCACTCAACGAGGTGCCCCGCATTGGTCTGAGCGTGCCGGCGAAGGAGCCGCGCGGGGACACTCCGCGTGCGATCGTCGTGGTGGGCCTCACCGACCCCGCCTCGTCGCTCGAGGGCGACATGCACGCGTACCTCGACTTGGTGGGGACGCAGCTGGGCAGCCGCATCGGGCGCCTGTACGCCGAAGAGCAACAGCGCGCGCGCTCGCTAGCCTTCGCCACGCGCGACCGCGCGAAGACCGACTTCGTCGGCACCGTGAGCCACGAGTTTCGCACGCCGCTCACCTTGGTGCTCGGCCCCATCGACGACGCCATCGACGACGAGACCTTGCCCAAAGAGCACCGCGCGCGCCTCGGGCTGGTGCGGCGCAACGCGCAGCGCTTGGCCAAGCTGGCCGACACGCTGCTGGACTTCTCCCGTGTGGAGACGGGGCGCGTGGACGCCGTCTTTCACGAGGTCGATCTGCCCGCGCTCACCGCGGATCTGGCGAGCGCCTTTCGCTCGGCCATCGAGAAGGCGGGGCTGCGCCTCGCCGTGGACCTGTCGCCCATGCGCGAGGCCACGTTCGTCGACCACGACATGTGGGAGAAGATCGTCCTCAATTTGCTGTCGAACGCGCTCAAGTTCACCTTCGAGGGCGAGATCTGCCTCTCCTTGCGTGAGCGCAGTGGCCACATCGAGTTGTGCGTGAAGGACACCGGCAACGGCATCCCCGAGGCGGAGATCGGCCGCGTGTTCGAGCGCTTCCATCAGGTGAGCGGCGTGCGCGGTCGCACGCAAGAGGGAACGGGCATCGGCCTCGCGCTGGTCAAAGACCTGGTGAAGATCCACGGCGGCGACATCGGCGTCGCCAGCCAATTGGGCGTGGGCACCACGTTCACGGTGACGATCCCCACGGGCTCGTTGCACCTTCCCCAAAGCCGTGTGAACCGCCAGCAGACGTCGGCGCGCGCATCGGCGGGCGTGGCCACCTACGTGGAGGAGGCGCTGCGATGGCTTCCGGCTTCGGACGAGAAAACGCCGTCCACCCTGCCGCCCGTCTCCGTCGCGGGGGCGGTCGCCGCCGCTGCTGCTCCAGCCCGCGCACGGATCTTGTTGGCCGATGACAATGCCGACATTCGCTCGTACATGTCGCGTCTGCTCGGCAAGCACTGGGACGTGACCGCGGTGGCCGATGGCCAAGCCGCTCTGGAAGCCGCCCGCGCGAACCGTCCCGATTTGATCCTGAGCGACGTCATGATGCCGCGCCTCGATGGCTTCGGGTTGATCCGCGCCATCCGTGAGGATTCGCGGTTGAAGACCACGCCGGTCATCCTGCTCACGGCGCGGGCCGGGCAGGAGTCCACCGTCGAGGGCTTTGCCGCCGGCGCCGACGACTACGTGCTCAAGCCGTTCTCCGCGCGGGAGTTGGTGGCGCGGGTGCGCACGCACCTGGAGCTTTCCAACGTGCGGCGGCAATCCGAGATGGAGCAAGAGACGGCGCGCACGCACGCCGAGCGGCTCAATCGGATGAAGGACGAGTTCTTGGCCACGGTCTCGCACGAGCTGCGCACGCCGCTGCAGGCCATCCTCGGTTGGGTGAAGCTCCTGAGCGATGGCCAGGTGAAGCCCGAACGCGTGGCCAAGGCCATCGACGTCATCGAGCGCAACGCGCGGGCGCAGGCGCAGTTGATCGAGGACATCCTCGACGTGTCGCGCATCATAGCCGGCAAGATTCGGCTGGATCTGAAGCCTGTCGACATGGTCTCCGTGGTGAACGGGGCCATCGACACCGTGCGGCCCGCCGCGCAGAAGAAGCAAATCGAGATCGTCGCGACCCTGGGGCCGGCGCTCGGCGGCGTCGTGGGCGACGCGGACCGGCTGCAGCAGGTGGTGTGGAACCTCTTGTCGAACGCGGTGAAGTTCACGCCGGCGGGCGGCAAGGTTGGCATCATCGCCACGGTCAACCGAGGCCGGGTCGAGGTGCGGGTGACGGACACCGGCGAGGGCATCAACCCGGCCTTCCTGCCGCACGTGTTCGAGCGATTCCGCCAGGCCGACGGCACGACCACGCGCTCGCAAGGTGGTCTCGGTTTGGGGCTGGCCATCGTGCGGCACATCGTGGAACTCCACGGCGGCACCGTGGAGGCGGACAGCGAGGGCTCCGGCAAGGGCGCCAGCTTCGCCGTGAACCTGCCGGTGCGCACCTTGATGTCGACCGCGCGCTTCGCGGAGCGGGATTCGGGCACGCACCCGACGGCCGCGGTCGCGCGCCGCCTCGACGGAAAGCGCATCTTGGTGGTCGACGACGAAGAGGACGCGCGGGACCTTCTGATGGAGGTTCTCAAGGAAAACGGCGCCGAGTCGCGCGGTGCGCGCAGTGTGGCGGAGGCGCTCGCGCTGGTGGACGAGTTCCGTCCGGACGTGATCCTGTCGGACATTGGGATGCCGGTCGACGATGGGTACACGTTGATTCGGCGGCTCCGTGCCATCGAGGCCGAGCGCCAGTCGCCGCCGATCCCGGCCATGGCGCTCACGGCCTACGCGCGCGAAGCCGATCGCCGCATGGCCTTGGAAGCGGGCTACCAGGTGCATGTGCCCAAGCCGGTCGAACCGTCGGCCTTGGTCGAAGCCATTGCGCGCTGGGCGACGCCTCCCGCGGCGGAGGAGCCATTGAAAGAGACCGGCACGACCTGA
- a CDS encoding DUF882 domain-containing protein: MLHRARFPRLVIAPIALLLTTCGHAPAEKFQSQASAAPASPPVDVAASNPPPAPKRVAEWTERLDAIRVYYANTEEEVPIRLYASDGSVDPDELQAFRRIVAAKDAGPAPMDSRLVQLVMKVAYHFKSHSVVVVSAYRPSKKRSAGKHATGEAIDFKLRGVDSKKLASYVRTLPKVGVGIYTHPDTQYMHLDVREESYHWLDASPPGKSWHEKKLNDPGREERDAAYTLESDLPEKP, from the coding sequence ATGTTGCATCGTGCGCGATTCCCGCGGCTCGTCATCGCGCCCATTGCGCTTCTCCTGACCACCTGCGGGCACGCTCCCGCGGAAAAATTCCAGAGTCAAGCCTCCGCAGCACCCGCCTCTCCGCCCGTGGATGTGGCAGCTTCGAATCCGCCGCCCGCGCCCAAGCGCGTGGCCGAGTGGACGGAGCGGCTCGATGCCATTCGCGTGTATTATGCAAACACCGAAGAAGAGGTGCCGATTCGTCTCTACGCCTCCGATGGAAGCGTCGATCCCGACGAATTGCAGGCCTTTCGTCGCATCGTCGCGGCCAAAGACGCGGGGCCTGCGCCCATGGATTCGCGCTTGGTCCAGCTCGTGATGAAGGTGGCGTATCACTTCAAATCGCATTCGGTGGTGGTGGTTTCCGCGTACCGCCCCTCGAAGAAGCGCTCGGCCGGCAAGCACGCCACCGGAGAGGCCATCGATTTCAAGCTGCGCGGGGTCGATTCCAAGAAGCTCGCTTCGTACGTACGCACGTTACCGAAGGTGGGAGTGGGTATTTACACGCATCCCGACACTCAATACATGCACCTCGACGTGCGCGAGGAGAGCTACCACTGGCTCGACGCGTCGCCGCCGGGCAAGTCGTGGCACGAGAAAAAGCTGAACGATCCCGGGCGTGAAGAGCGCGATGCCGCCTACACCCTGGAGAGCGATCTGCCCGAAAAGCCCTGA
- a CDS encoding nucleotidyltransferase family protein: protein MSSSPLHIPRYAERACSAPPHASHVLVSEAFYARVLGDLTHANVPFLAGGSYALMQYCHLFRKTKDLDLFVRRRDLEAVLGVLRGSGCWTEVPFPHWLAKAHQDGQFVDIIFNSGNGLTAVDDDWFEHATSTTLFGVDVLLCPMEETIWSKSFVMERERFDGADIAHLIVAQGHRLDWERLLRRFASRWPVLLGHLIFYGFIYPDEPTVPEWVMEELFRRAREDVALRHAVRTQRRMCRGTLLSREQYLPDLGRGFLDARLPPYGTMSAHTIAIWTEAIRKNR, encoded by the coding sequence ATGAGCTCCTCGCCGCTACACATCCCGCGCTACGCCGAGCGTGCTTGCAGTGCGCCACCGCATGCCTCGCATGTTCTGGTGAGCGAAGCCTTTTATGCGCGCGTCCTCGGTGACCTCACCCACGCCAACGTGCCCTTCCTGGCCGGCGGCTCGTACGCGCTGATGCAGTATTGCCACCTCTTTCGCAAAACGAAGGATCTCGATCTGTTCGTGCGCCGTCGCGACTTGGAGGCCGTTCTGGGCGTGCTTCGGGGCTCCGGCTGTTGGACGGAGGTGCCCTTTCCGCATTGGCTGGCCAAGGCCCATCAGGATGGGCAGTTCGTCGACATCATCTTCAACTCGGGCAATGGCCTCACCGCGGTCGACGACGATTGGTTCGAGCACGCCACCAGCACGACCCTGTTCGGCGTGGACGTACTGCTTTGCCCCATGGAAGAGACGATTTGGTCCAAGTCCTTCGTGATGGAGCGCGAGCGCTTCGACGGCGCCGATATCGCGCACTTGATCGTGGCGCAGGGGCACCGGCTGGATTGGGAGAGACTCCTGAGGCGATTTGCATCGCGCTGGCCGGTGCTATTGGGACACCTGATTTTCTATGGCTTCATTTATCCAGACGAACCCACCGTCCCCGAGTGGGTCATGGAGGAGCTTTTCCGTCGTGCACGGGAAGATGTGGCGCTCCGCCATGCCGTGCGCACGCAGAGGCGGATGTGCCGTGGCACCTTGTTGTCGCGCGAGCAATATTTGCCCGATCTGGGGCGCGGATTCCTCGATGCGCGCCTGCCTCCCTATGGAACTATGAGTGCACACACCATCGCCATCTGGACGGAGGCCATAAGAAAGAATCGTTGA
- a CDS encoding trehalose-6-phosphate synthase → MKTTQTRQTREPKQDKIVVLSNRGPNDFVWRGGSWVVERAAGGLVSMLAPLAQRPDTTWFCCVSEPPDAQGERDGLFTTAADQCAEFDVVPLPLPPEVYQAYYGRISNEVLWMLQHHMLGPGGYELVDHARYRAWSSGYFEANRRLAAAVKETCVAPRAFLVQDYHLYPLPALLRRYFPHVRSLHFTHIPFPEPTVLRLLPKPWREAILHGMLGADRVGFQTEEDREAFLACCKYQAEREVDFETKTVRAVDGRQVYVGVYPASVDPEALLALRESPRVAEARARFADTRSEFSIVRVDRLDPSKNQLVGFKAFAQLLETRPDLHGRVIFRAFLVPSRTDHTVYRDYKTAIYREIDRINEAYGPSCGRPPIEVYYTNDREQALAALERCDVLLVNSKEDGMNLVAKEWAIVADTEHPGVLVVSETAGVAEEAAGSALTVSPLDVEETTQAMVRALEMPRTEREGRLQRFRARVRSWTASHWLTAQLTDLGVE, encoded by the coding sequence GTGAAAACCACGCAAACGAGGCAAACCAGAGAACCGAAGCAGGACAAGATCGTCGTTCTGTCGAACCGCGGCCCGAACGACTTCGTGTGGCGCGGCGGGAGCTGGGTCGTCGAACGCGCGGCGGGAGGCTTGGTGAGCATGCTCGCGCCGCTGGCGCAGCGGCCGGACACCACGTGGTTCTGTTGCGTGTCCGAGCCGCCGGATGCCCAAGGAGAACGCGACGGCTTGTTCACCACGGCGGCCGATCAATGCGCGGAGTTCGACGTGGTACCGCTGCCGTTGCCGCCCGAGGTGTACCAAGCGTACTACGGGCGCATCTCGAACGAGGTGCTCTGGATGTTGCAGCATCACATGCTGGGACCGGGCGGTTACGAGCTCGTCGACCATGCGCGCTACCGCGCCTGGTCCAGCGGATACTTCGAGGCGAACCGTCGCCTGGCGGCCGCGGTGAAGGAGACGTGCGTCGCGCCGCGGGCGTTCCTCGTGCAGGACTACCATCTGTATCCGCTGCCCGCTCTCCTGCGGCGGTATTTTCCGCATGTGCGGAGCCTGCACTTCACGCACATCCCGTTTCCGGAGCCGACGGTGCTGCGTCTTCTGCCGAAGCCGTGGCGGGAGGCGATCTTGCACGGGATGCTCGGCGCCGATCGGGTCGGCTTCCAGACGGAGGAAGACCGCGAGGCGTTCCTTGCATGCTGCAAGTATCAGGCGGAGCGCGAGGTGGACTTCGAGACGAAGACGGTGCGCGCCGTCGATGGGCGCCAGGTCTACGTGGGCGTCTACCCCGCGAGCGTGGATCCGGAGGCGCTCCTCGCCTTGCGCGAGAGTCCGCGCGTGGCGGAGGCGCGTGCGCGCTTCGCGGACACGCGGTCCGAGTTCTCCATCGTGCGCGTAGACCGGCTCGATCCGAGCAAGAACCAGCTGGTGGGCTTCAAGGCATTCGCGCAACTCTTGGAGACGCGGCCCGATCTGCACGGGCGGGTGATCTTTCGCGCCTTCCTGGTGCCATCCCGCACGGACCACACGGTGTACCGCGACTACAAGACCGCGATTTACCGCGAAATCGACCGCATCAACGAGGCGTACGGCCCGAGCTGCGGGCGGCCACCCATCGAGGTGTACTACACGAACGACCGCGAGCAGGCGCTGGCCGCGCTCGAACGGTGCGACGTTCTTCTCGTCAACTCGAAGGAGGACGGGATGAACCTCGTCGCAAAAGAATGGGCCATCGTGGCCGACACGGAGCACCCCGGCGTGCTCGTGGTGTCCGAGACCGCGGGCGTCGCCGAAGAAGCCGCGGGCAGCGCCCTCACGGTATCCCCGCTCGACGTGGAGGAGACGACGCAAGCCATGGTCCGCGCCTTGGAGATGCCGCGCACCGAACGCGAAGGCCGCCTCCAACGCTTCCGCGCGCGCGTCCGCAGTTGGACCGCAAGCCACTGGCTCACCGCCCAACTGACGGATCTCGGCGTGGAGTAA
- a CDS encoding formylglycine-generating enzyme family protein translates to MGETCVDKYEASLVEVLDDGSEIPFSPYEIPKKHQVRAVSRPGVVPQAYTSMLEARRACHASGKRLCRSHEWKAACRGPDNTRYPYGPNRVPGACVDTKRVSPVMKIFHGGHTAEHMNDPRLNQLEGTVAPTGTATACTNSYGVHDMVGNLHEWTDDGIFRGGYYLDTEINGEGCEYVTAAHATYYHDYSTGFRCCADADSLPLDDDEDTNTSDGSSEGMGAENAKHNGVPVADTEWDDDTTVPVWDLAKSTTRALAPKPRRGRRRR, encoded by the coding sequence GTGGGTGAAACCTGCGTGGACAAATACGAAGCATCGTTGGTCGAGGTACTCGACGACGGAAGCGAAATTCCATTTAGCCCTTACGAGATTCCAAAGAAGCATCAGGTGCGCGCCGTATCCCGACCGGGCGTCGTGCCACAAGCCTATACATCGATGTTGGAGGCGCGGCGTGCGTGCCACGCTTCGGGCAAAAGACTCTGCCGATCGCACGAATGGAAGGCGGCCTGCCGCGGGCCTGACAATACGCGTTATCCGTATGGCCCCAACCGCGTGCCGGGCGCATGCGTCGACACGAAACGGGTCTCCCCCGTGATGAAAATCTTCCACGGAGGCCACACGGCGGAGCATATGAACGATCCGCGCCTCAACCAACTCGAGGGTACCGTGGCCCCCACCGGAACGGCCACCGCCTGCACCAATAGCTACGGTGTGCACGATATGGTCGGCAATCTCCACGAATGGACCGACGACGGCATTTTCCGCGGCGGCTATTACCTCGATACCGAAATCAATGGCGAGGGCTGCGAATACGTCACCGCCGCGCACGCAACCTATTACCACGACTACTCCACGGGATTCCGCTGCTGCGCCGACGCGGACTCGTTGCCCTTGGACGACGACGAGGACACCAACACCAGCGATGGCTCGTCCGAAGGGATGGGCGCCGAGAATGCCAAGCACAATGGTGTCCCCGTCGCCGATACGGAATGGGATGACGACACCACGGTGCCGGTATGGGATCTCGCCAAGAGCACCACCCGCGCCCTGGCGCCCAAACCCCGTCGGGGTCGCCGGCGCCGATGA
- a CDS encoding metallophosphoesterase — MSDIKTGPRVRIAAVGDLHCRKTSTHTISPLLEAVNERADVLVLCGDLTDHGTAEEAHILAKELGVVRIPKVGVLGNHDFESGHPEEVSSILEQAGVEMLDGEAVEICGVGFAGTKGFIGGFGRGTLGGWGEAAIKRIVQEAIDEALKLESALSRLRTERRIAVLHYAPIRETVEGEPLEIFPYLGCGRLAEPLNRYPVDALFHGHAHHGSPEGRTNAGIPIYNVAMPLLRTVTPESPNFRVLEL; from the coding sequence ATGAGCGACATCAAAACCGGCCCGCGCGTGCGCATCGCCGCGGTGGGCGATCTGCACTGCCGAAAGACGTCGACGCACACGATTTCGCCGTTGCTCGAGGCCGTCAACGAGCGCGCCGACGTCCTCGTTCTCTGCGGTGATTTAACCGATCACGGTACCGCCGAGGAGGCGCACATCCTGGCCAAGGAGCTGGGCGTGGTGCGCATTCCCAAGGTGGGCGTGCTTGGAAATCACGATTTCGAGTCGGGCCATCCCGAGGAGGTTTCCAGCATTTTGGAGCAAGCCGGTGTGGAGATGCTCGACGGCGAGGCCGTGGAGATCTGCGGCGTCGGCTTTGCTGGGACTAAGGGATTCATCGGCGGCTTCGGCCGTGGCACATTGGGAGGCTGGGGCGAAGCTGCCATCAAGCGCATCGTGCAAGAGGCGATCGACGAGGCGCTCAAGCTCGAGTCCGCCCTAAGCCGTTTGCGCACGGAACGGCGCATTGCCGTTTTGCACTACGCCCCCATTCGCGAAACGGTCGAGGGCGAGCCTCTGGAGATTTTCCCGTACCTCGGCTGCGGGCGTTTGGCCGAACCGCTGAATCGGTATCCCGTCGATGCGCTCTTTCACGGCCACGCGCACCATGGCAGCCCCGAGGGCCGCACGAACGCGGGCATTCCAATTTACAACGTGGCCATGCCGTTGCTCCGGACGGTCACGCCCGAGAGCCCGAACTTCCGTGTGCTCGAGCTGTGA
- a CDS encoding LTA synthase family protein, with product MTAFATQWALLDLALRGIEPYRREPRLLFTVAASVLLSFILGNIFWRRLSRALISLLVASLVVIDVFVYRHYGVPLDEQVLETAMFAWSDVKPVVVAMLPGTALIVSVVGAFEYALLTLGARASCFQQRRTRALVTVSGAMLLLAGGKLRDGTLDVRLAHAASLAWGPSRDAAAAGTQVRVPALSSRRKRLPNVLFVLTESVRAEDYAGPRVEALVPSRVTLRGMRSVASYTAVSVSALTTGLSQLGHRADILAAPTWFDWMKSVRDGKGERPRVIYWSAQSEHLFERTELRTVMDSFVTMETLLGHDVEDEDEMIDRGVDRLLAAHTVANLPALHAPYFITLHFGGTHAPYFVDKDDAPFAPWERTVTWSKMPLLHNAYRNAIFEQDKSVAACLAGFLEAQGDSPWIIVLTSDHGESFGERGAIHHGQNLYDEQTKVPGWIAFGNGALDVDEERALRGHANDVVTHLDLLPTLLDMYGVLEATPVAPYRVKFGGRSLLRRDDGPRAPIPITNCTEMFPCPVNTWGMLSDQRLLVAQPWDNAFHCMHVRDGSAVENAGDEACTALVWASKAYFPELPNHAPNR from the coding sequence TTGACGGCATTTGCCACTCAGTGGGCACTGCTCGATCTCGCGTTGCGCGGTATCGAGCCATATCGCCGTGAGCCGCGCCTGCTATTCACCGTTGCGGCAAGTGTTCTTCTCAGTTTCATTCTCGGGAATATTTTCTGGCGACGTCTTTCCCGTGCACTGATTTCGCTGCTCGTGGCATCGCTGGTGGTGATCGACGTATTCGTCTATCGGCACTACGGCGTACCGCTGGACGAGCAGGTCCTCGAGACCGCCATGTTCGCTTGGTCCGATGTGAAGCCGGTGGTGGTGGCCATGCTACCCGGTACGGCGCTCATCGTGAGCGTGGTCGGCGCGTTCGAGTATGCATTGCTCACCCTCGGTGCGCGCGCGTCGTGCTTCCAGCAACGCCGAACGCGTGCGCTCGTGACGGTGTCGGGGGCGATGCTGCTGCTCGCCGGGGGCAAGCTGCGCGATGGCACGCTCGACGTGCGCCTCGCGCATGCTGCGTCGCTTGCGTGGGGGCCTTCGCGCGATGCGGCGGCGGCGGGCACGCAGGTGCGGGTTCCCGCGCTTTCTTCGCGCCGAAAACGCCTGCCCAACGTGCTTTTCGTGCTCACCGAGAGCGTGCGCGCCGAGGATTATGCCGGGCCGAGGGTCGAAGCCCTCGTGCCGTCGCGCGTGACCCTTCGAGGCATGCGCTCCGTGGCGAGTTACACGGCCGTCTCCGTGTCGGCGCTCACCACGGGGTTGTCGCAACTCGGGCACCGTGCGGACATTCTGGCGGCGCCAACCTGGTTCGATTGGATGAAATCCGTGCGCGATGGGAAGGGCGAGCGGCCGCGCGTCATCTATTGGTCCGCGCAATCGGAGCATCTGTTCGAGCGCACGGAGCTGCGCACGGTGATGGACTCCTTCGTAACGATGGAGACCCTGCTGGGGCACGACGTCGAGGACGAGGATGAAATGATCGACCGCGGGGTGGACCGCCTGCTCGCCGCGCACACGGTGGCCAATCTGCCCGCGCTGCATGCGCCCTATTTCATCACACTGCACTTCGGCGGCACGCATGCACCCTATTTCGTCGACAAAGACGACGCGCCCTTCGCGCCATGGGAGCGCACGGTGACGTGGTCCAAAATGCCGCTTTTGCACAATGCGTATCGGAATGCCATCTTCGAGCAGGACAAGAGCGTGGCCGCATGCCTTGCGGGCTTTCTCGAGGCCCAGGGCGATTCCCCGTGGATCATCGTGCTTACCAGCGACCACGGGGAGTCCTTCGGTGAACGCGGGGCCATTCACCACGGCCAAAATTTGTACGACGAGCAGACCAAGGTGCCGGGGTGGATTGCCTTTGGCAACGGCGCGCTCGATGTCGACGAAGAACGCGCCCTGCGCGGCCACGCAAACGACGTGGTGACGCACCTCGATCTCCTGCCCACGCTCCTCGACATGTACGGCGTGCTGGAGGCCACGCCGGTGGCGCCGTACCGCGTGAAATTCGGCGGCCGCAGCCTGCTCCGCCGGGACGACGGGCCGCGCGCACCGATTCCCATCACCAATTGCACGGAGATGTTTCCCTGTCCCGTCAACACGTGGGGCATGTTGAGCGACCAACGGCTCCTGGTCGCGCAACCGTGGGACAATGCATTTCACTGCATGCACGTGCGCGATGGTTCCGCGGTGGAGAACGCGGGCGACGAGGCTTGCACTGCCTTGGTCTGGGCGTCGAAGGCGTACTTCCCGGAGCTACCGAATCACGCGCCGAATCGATGA
- a CDS encoding serine/threonine protein kinase, whose product MPPPSRPTKLGDYDVIAKIASGGMANVYLGRFAGAAQDARAKEPQAKSGAKNSDGADGADHVVAIKVPLHELAQDEQGIKMFMDEAKILSRLSHPNLIRTVGYGTSGEYHFIAMELLVGRTLMDVWDTCAGLKVAMRLDVSAWIAARVADGLEYAHGLQDPEGAELGIIHRDVNPSNIFLTYDGEIKLFDFGLAKSVGRASKSQAGIVKGKLPYLSPEQILQVPIDRRSDIFTLGTTLWEMTTMRRLFRRDNDIATVKAVRNAPIPDPRTLVKGYPDALADIVMRAVERERDQRYATAVEFGRDLDAFVRRTAKGTNMSNLTPAMLDRLFPGDRARQLGWLRRRMTPPPPPVAEKRSKRKQT is encoded by the coding sequence GTGCCGCCCCCTTCCAGGCCGACGAAGCTTGGCGATTACGATGTCATCGCGAAAATTGCTTCGGGCGGTATGGCCAATGTTTACTTGGGGCGATTCGCAGGAGCGGCCCAGGACGCCCGAGCAAAGGAGCCCCAAGCCAAGTCCGGGGCGAAGAACTCGGACGGCGCCGACGGCGCCGATCATGTGGTGGCCATCAAGGTGCCGCTGCACGAGTTGGCGCAAGACGAGCAGGGCATCAAGATGTTCATGGACGAGGCAAAGATCTTGTCTCGTCTGTCGCATCCCAACCTGATTCGCACCGTTGGGTACGGCACCTCGGGCGAGTACCACTTCATCGCGATGGAGCTCCTCGTGGGCCGCACGCTCATGGATGTGTGGGACACCTGCGCGGGCCTCAAGGTTGCGATGCGCCTCGACGTGAGCGCATGGATCGCGGCGCGGGTGGCCGACGGACTCGAGTACGCGCACGGGCTGCAAGATCCCGAGGGCGCGGAGCTCGGGATCATCCACCGCGATGTGAACCCCAGTAATATTTTTCTGACGTACGACGGCGAGATCAAGCTGTTCGACTTCGGCCTGGCCAAGTCGGTAGGGCGCGCGTCGAAGAGCCAGGCGGGCATCGTGAAGGGCAAGCTGCCCTATCTTTCGCCCGAGCAAATCTTGCAGGTGCCCATCGATCGGCGCAGCGACATCTTCACCCTGGGCACGACGCTCTGGGAGATGACCACGATGCGCCGGCTGTTCCGTCGCGACAACGACATCGCCACGGTGAAGGCCGTGCGCAACGCGCCCATTCCCGACCCGCGCACCCTCGTCAAAGGCTACCCCGACGCCCTCGCGGACATCGTGATGCGCGCCGTGGAGCGCGAGCGCGATCAGCGCTACGCCACCGCGGTGGAGTTCGGTCGCGATCTGGACGCCTTCGTGCGCCGCACCGCCAAGGGCACCAATATGTCGAACCTCACGCCGGCGATGCTCGACCGGCTTTTCCCCGGCGATCGCGCCCGCCAACTGGGCTGGCTGCGGCGCCGCATGACCCCACCGCCTCCCCCGGTCGCCGAGAAGCGCTCGAAGCGCAAACAGACTTAG